The sequence TTATGTAAACTTTATGGAGGAGCTGaagtcaaagaaatgaaaattccaGGAAATAAACAGAAGGTGAAAGTTCTATTCCTCATTCTgatgaatctaaaaaaagatttcCAGTTTCTGGCTCTGGTCTTTGAACAATTCAGTCATGTGGCCTTCTTCAGCCAAAGACCCTTGGCCTATTTATAGCTGCCATTCCAAAGAAACCCTTCAGAGCCCTCTTTATGTCcttgttcctcagactgtagatgaaggggttcagcatgggtgtgaccactGTGTACATTACTGAGGCGATTTCACCTGGGTGTGAGCTGTGTGTAGCAGCAGAGCTAAAGTACACTCCTAGGCTCgtacaataaaataaggagacaactgagaggtgagatgcacaggtggaaaagGCTTTATACTTTGCATGAGCTGATGAGATTCCACATATGGAGGAAACTATCTTAGAATAAGAATAAAGTATACCAGCAAGTGGACCACCGCCCAGCAGCCCAGCTGCAATATGCATCACCATGTCAGTAAGAAAGTTGTCCGAACAAGCAAGTTGGACCATCTGATTGAATTCACAGAAATAGTGAGGGATTTCCACCTCTCGACAGAAGGACAGCCTCAGCACCATTAAAGTTTGTAACAAAGAATGCAGGACACTGATGACCCAGCTAGCCAGAACCAAAATTCCACAGAGTTGTGGGTTGATTATGATTGTGTAGTGCagggggtgacagatggccacgaagcggtcataggccatcgcTGTCAGGAGGAAGTCATCCAACGCTGCAAACAGTATGAAAAAATACATCTGGATGATGCAGCCTTCATAGGTTATAACTTCGCTCTTGGTGTGGTTGTTCtgcagcatctttgggatggtggtggaggtgaaacagatgtctacaaaggacaggttggagaggaagaagtacatgggtgtgtgaagATGGGGATCTGAGATGGTGGCGAGGATaatgagcaggtttccaaacacagtgatGAGGTACATTGAGAAGAAAAGCCCAAATATGAGGGGCTGCAGTTCTGGTTCTTCTgagaatcccagaagaagaaattctgaaaatcCTGTTATGTTCCTTGGTGGCATGTGGTGGAGATGACTACAAGGAAAGAGAGTAAAAAACATTACTAATTTTCGTACAAGTGGACATTACTTACATTGTTGAAATGCtacttttatacatttcaattaagaaattaatgttaatattttgtttatggaTTTGACGATGAGTAGTGTTTTGGAAATCAAAATCTCTTAAAATGCAGTCACTGAGAATTAatgtaacaaagaaaaatatatacagtttgtCGTATGGTGAcaggtgctatgaagaaaatgaaagcaagtaTAAGGGAAGGAGTAAAGTGGGGCGGCTGTTTTTTATGCGTGTTCAGAGGAGAATAGCAattaaggtgacatttgaacagagacctcAAGGAAGAGAGAGCAGGAGCCATGAATCGTTCAGGAGAAGTGTGTGCCTGGCAGGGAGAACAACCAGTGTAAAACTTTGGGGAAGGTTCTTGTTTAAGATTTTCTAGTTGAAAAACAGGAACCCAATGTGGGGAGGGTAATGGGCAAGGGGGAAGAGTGAGGGGAGGTAGTGTCAGAGAATGTGGAGGAACAAGGTAGCCTTCCTACTGCTGCTAAACTTCAAGGTGCAAGTCTCTCATACATGTTATATTTCTCTAGCAGTGTATGAAATTGTTGCAAAGGTAGCCGGTAGGTTTAAATGAATCTCTTCTCTCATATATTCTGTTGATTGAATGTTGGCCTCTATGTAAGAATCACCTTGGAGTATATGAGTTCAGTACCCATGCTTTGAGGACTTCTGACACTCCTAatgcataaacacacagacacacagacacacacacacacactcacagtggACCCTGGCTTCCTAGACTGTGTTATTTCCATGAAATGTTCACCATTAACAACCCCAAGTCAGTTAGATGTTGATACAACTCAAGTTGTTCATATCAGATTATGTACAAATAggatccagaaattccatttgGCAATCTTCCCAGTTACCAATAAACTTGGTATTTGATTTTGGTATGTCCATTTTATGCCTTGTATTAaagatacataattttttttcaatgaacaCCTATACCtgcatatgtatctatatatccatattctttctctaattctggatatatatatatatacacacacacacatccagagagagagaaatagaggatGGATATGAAAGGGAATGCAGATCTAATAAACTCAAATGGTCCCTGAGAGACTGTGGTAAGGAAAGCTCTTCGGTTCTTGTGACATTTTATGTGCTGTTATATTCCCTCCATGCTCAGCaggaataatgaaaaagaaaaataaatgtatccaAAGAAAAAGTAGCAATATCTTATGGTCTAAGATACTTATGGGTCGTATGGCCcaagagaaaaatgagcaaagtaaTAAACCAACACTTTACAAAAGGATGTTTATAGGTTCAATGAATATGAATTGAATGTTGGCCATTTTTAATATCAGGAGCAAAACTTGCTTTTCCTgtacttatttcattttaatttgactAACTGGTTTTATATGATTTGAAAACAGAGGAGGCAAACCTCTTTCCGCCTTTTTATATGTGGCATCTTTTCTTTGTTACTCTTGGTTTTGATCTTTTTTATGATAAGTTTTATGGGCACACTCTAGTCCTTGTTCTGATCTTTACCCAACCATCAATGACCTCTGAAGTCCATACACATAAAATCTGCATACAATGTGATAATTCCAAACTTTTCACTGAGTAACTTTCTTTATATTAGTTATCTGAGGACATTGTACTCTGTCTTCCCAATGATAATACTAGATCCAAACTTGCAGGGacttcaactcttttttttcatatattttaactgAGTTTGTAATTATATGTGCACTTGTacaaaaatgaatttagaaaaatgaaaagttaggaaataaaaagaataacaagGAGAATGAAACCAGGTTCAATAGTATGGTTTCAAAACAAGTGTGTTGAACAGAAATGAATGGAGAATTGAAAACTAAATGGGCAAGaaatataatagcaaaaatttATGGTATCAATATGGATTAATTAAAATGgcaatgacctaaatgtaaaataatatgatGTATAATGTTCCTAGAGTAATCTGTCCTATAGCATATATTCAGTTATTATTCGTTGAATGAATCAGGACTTAAGGTCTCCTTATATATAGACTTTTAGTATATGTCAAGGTTGTATTTCAATTTATTTGGAAAGATTGAATTTGTTGATAAAAGCTGGCAAAAATGTCTATCTTTCTTGCAAAAAGTGCTTTCTCACCTACCTtaaacatcttacagaaaattaGATTACAACCTCAGTGTAAAAGTAACAAATACATTTGAGATGAACACTTTGACGTGTAGATACATACTATCAATGGGTGGGGAAAACCATCTTATATAATGCAAAAAACTCAGAAGCAAGACAATAGACCtatataactaaataaaattaaaaaaattttaaggcccAAAATATGCCTCACAAATCAATTGAAAAACAATCATTTGAAGAATTATTTGAAAGGCTTATAACTATAGAAAAATAggcatataatatgtatatataataataataagcaaatcAAAATGGTGACCAAATAGATAAATCTTTGCTCTAACTTAGAATGTAGTTTAAGAAAACAACAAGAAATCTCTTTCATACCATGATCCTGGGAAAAAATCTTGAAGATCGGTCAAATGTGGGCTGAGAACTTTTGGACTAGTAGCAAAGGACACTCTCTGATTTTTCTGGCAGACGTGAAGTGTTAcaatattttagggaaaaatcTCAGGACAGCTATATGTATTCAAAATACAGATATTCTTTAATTCAGTATTCTCCAGTTTTGGCATGATTGATATTCTGGGCCAGATCATTGATTGTGGTGGGATCTGTCCTGTGCATGTTTGCAGAACAGGATGTTTACAGCTTCTCTGACTCTACAGAGCCTTCCCTGTGtcacagacaaaaatccctgggGGGAAAAATCATCCACAGttagaatcagaatttgaacttCACTATCTTAACATATTTTTGTAGCTTTGATATAATAGAAACTTGATAAAGGATATGAAAGACCATCAAAGTGAGAGGTAGCACAGGCACACCATGACCTGTtatacagccataaaaataaCCAATCATCATTATACTAGTGATTTGAGGCAGGTCTGTGAGAAATTATTGAGtaagaaggaaaatgagacaaAAGGTAGGAACAATGACTGCAGTAAAACAGAAAGGGCATTACGATGTGTGTAGGATTCCATTCATTAGTATAAAACTGGATGAGTTTGTGTCGTTGGTAGATGTGACTACACAAAATTCACATACATTCACAATTTCTCCCAAATTCATCTACACTGACATAAAACAACTACAATCAAACAgctagtttttgaaaaaaaaaaccactcaaaaataggaataaaaattctTCGATCCTACTATAGAAAAGCAAAGGATTCAGAAAATTTGAGATAGAGGAAGTAAATGGctaataaacccacatacatattcAGCCTCAAAGGTAATGAAATAATTGCAAAGTAAGCTCATTAGCAACCtctatttacatctttttttaaaagaacttttattgagatacagttaacatacaataaactgcatatatttagagtgtacaatttggtattttttttcttattagtgatgtatatacggcaatcccaatctcccaattcactccgccctccaaccctccccgctttccccacttggtgttcatatgtttgttttctacatctgtgtctctatttctgccttgcaaactggttgatttataccatttttctatagcaaccactatttacatattaaattttttcccccttttttccacAGAAGATACTGTGAAGTGTATGTCTCTGGTAAATACTGTTGCAAGGATATATTTGCATGTATTCCTTGGTGTGCCATCTTTTTAATCAATATCAAAACATGGTCAAATATGCCCcatcataaaaattagaaagaaatgcCCTAACTGTATTTTATATCCCTACATCTCTCATATAATCTTTCTCTACTCATGTTAGTTAATAAGATACTTGGACATAAGTTCTACTTTCACTGGAAGCACATTATGCCTCTCATCTCTCTTCTAATTGGGCTTCCATTCCTAACATAATTAAATGCCAATTAAGGCATCACTGAACATTGCCTTGCTGAGTTCAATGTTCACTTCTCTTTTTAGCATCGTAAGAATGCTTTGATATTTAATCAAGCAACCAAATAACCACAGTAGTCTCTGGGCTCTGGGCTAGGCTGAGTTGGTTCTCAAGTGACCTCATGTTAACATTCTTGGATTCATTCTCTCTGACCTTTCCCTACAATATCTTTTGGGCTCTTGAACTCACCTGCACGGGAGCTCTGAGAGGAATGTCCCCGTGTAGAAGTCAGAATCCCTTCCTGGATGGTTGATGA is a genomic window of Hippopotamus amphibius kiboko isolate mHipAmp2 chromosome 15, mHipAmp2.hap2, whole genome shotgun sequence containing:
- the LOC130836825 gene encoding olfactory receptor 7A17-like, with the protein product MPPRNITGFSEFLLLGFSEEPELQPLIFGLFFSMYLITVFGNLLIILATISDPHLHTPMYFFLSNLSFVDICFTSTTIPKMLQNNHTKSEVITYEGCIIQMYFFILFAALDDFLLTAMAYDRFVAICHPLHYTIIINPQLCGILVLASWVISVLHSLLQTLMVLRLSFCREVEIPHYFCEFNQMVQLACSDNFLTDMVMHIAAGLLGGGPLAGILYSYSKIVSSICGISSAHAKYKAFSTCASHLSVVSLFYCTSLGVYFSSAATHSSHPGEIASVMYTVVTPMLNPFIYSLRNKDIKRALKGFFGMAAINRPRVFG